One segment of Vagococcus martis DNA contains the following:
- a CDS encoding YfhO family protein yields the protein MLSKIKKSFKTSGKYGLTAFIIPFLIMVGVYLSLGIYPGSARSVLASDAFSQFSNFHASFNNVLHGKQSIFYTWDASLGLNYWSLISYYLGGIFTPIVFFFNNQNIPDALYVLTLIKIGAASLSFWYFAKETYKLPNLSHVTLAISYSLMSFAMAQSELIMWLDVFMYLPLVFLGINRVLEKGRSALLFVSYFLLFVSNFYFGFMVGLFSFLYFVVRVATNSQLYKKRIVPYFTTSLLAGIASMIMILPAVFDLLSNGETLSEMTKFKTEATAFWDIVIKNMIGVYDTTKYGSIPFIYVGILPLIFCIFYFCSRLISLKNKIGYASLFAVLIASFYIEPLNLFWHGMHAPNMFLFRYSFLFSFLVVMLAGFGWEKFTKKDLNIMVGIVLILAVLFSMAFFASSKDSYDFVTLKQFVLTILFLALYLVGIFFYQINQLPRKSFVFLLLLIVTGEAYINTSFMLNGILEDWNYASRNLYSGPYPDYKYLVDKAEKDDRDSFQRLESLAPISSNDSFNYGYSGISMFSSIRNRHSSALLNTLGFRSRGTSLNIRYQNNTLLMDSLMGIKYNISNQNLLKYGFSPVEKRGKYTLYENKNAIPLGVLTNEELYKIKLPEKDNLGAQTNLVNQLADLNEVYYTFTSPSVISTQNAQITNLPNNRIAIKEQKPNVAKVVNYQVSVPAGKQAYYSLFPTNFGALKSSTAKVTTQNVSYESQIGITGQYYNLGYFKEDSIVEFSVTLYGTDEVELINPPIVLLDIPKFDAAMNSIKDKGVEFAVNGRKATAHVETPEEQVVFTTIPFDKGWTVKVDNKKVATKDFQDGFLTFKVPAGVHDIELSFLPPGFVVGVICFFSATGLFIVYYIFTNTKKVKKKKSYLINTP from the coding sequence TTTTCATGCGAGTTTTAATAATGTCTTACATGGTAAACAAAGCATTTTTTACACATGGGATGCTTCGCTTGGCTTGAACTACTGGTCACTCATTTCTTATTATTTAGGCGGGATATTTACACCGATTGTCTTCTTTTTTAATAATCAAAATATTCCTGATGCTTTATATGTTCTGACGTTAATTAAAATCGGTGCCGCAAGTCTGTCTTTTTGGTATTTTGCAAAAGAAACGTATAAATTACCAAATCTATCTCATGTAACTTTAGCCATATCGTATTCCTTAATGTCATTTGCTATGGCTCAATCAGAATTAATTATGTGGTTAGATGTCTTTATGTACCTACCTCTTGTCTTTCTAGGAATCAATCGCGTGCTTGAAAAAGGAAGGTCCGCACTGTTATTTGTCTCATATTTCTTGCTATTTGTATCGAATTTTTATTTCGGCTTTATGGTTGGATTGTTTTCATTTCTTTATTTCGTTGTTAGAGTGGCAACAAACTCACAATTATATAAAAAACGAATCGTTCCCTACTTTACAACGTCACTACTTGCTGGTATTGCATCCATGATTATGATTCTTCCAGCCGTTTTTGATTTACTATCAAATGGTGAAACGTTATCAGAAATGACAAAATTCAAAACAGAAGCCACCGCTTTTTGGGATATTGTCATAAAAAATATGATAGGTGTTTATGATACAACAAAATACGGTTCTATTCCTTTTATTTATGTTGGTATTTTGCCACTTATTTTCTGTATTTTCTACTTCTGTTCACGGTTAATTTCATTAAAGAATAAAATTGGTTATGCTAGTTTGTTTGCCGTCTTAATAGCAAGTTTTTATATTGAACCTCTGAACTTATTCTGGCACGGCATGCATGCTCCGAACATGTTTTTATTCAGATATAGTTTCTTATTTTCATTTTTAGTTGTGATGCTAGCTGGATTTGGATGGGAAAAATTCACCAAAAAAGATTTAAATATCATGGTAGGGATTGTCTTGATTTTAGCCGTGCTATTTTCAATGGCATTCTTTGCTTCAAGTAAAGATAGCTACGATTTTGTCACATTAAAACAATTTGTCTTGACCATTTTATTCTTGGCTTTATATCTTGTGGGAATCTTTTTCTATCAAATCAATCAGTTACCTCGAAAATCTTTTGTCTTTTTATTGTTACTCATAGTAACTGGGGAAGCCTATATCAATACATCCTTTATGTTAAATGGTATTTTAGAAGACTGGAACTATGCTTCAAGAAACCTTTACTCTGGTCCATATCCTGATTATAAATACTTGGTTGATAAAGCTGAAAAAGATGATAGAGACTCTTTCCAACGTTTAGAATCATTAGCTCCAATCTCAAGCAATGATAGCTTTAATTATGGTTATAGTGGCATTAGCATGTTTTCTTCTATTAGAAATCGACATTCTTCTGCTTTACTAAATACTTTAGGGTTTAGATCCAGAGGGACTAGTTTAAATATACGCTATCAAAATAACACGTTATTAATGGATAGCTTGATGGGAATTAAATATAATATCAGTAATCAGAATCTATTAAAATATGGCTTTTCTCCCGTTGAAAAGCGAGGGAAATATACACTATATGAAAACAAAAATGCTATACCTCTAGGGGTGCTCACCAATGAAGAGCTATACAAAATTAAACTACCTGAAAAAGATAATTTAGGTGCTCAAACGAATTTAGTCAATCAACTAGCTGATTTAAATGAAGTTTACTATACCTTCACATCACCATCAGTCATTAGTACACAAAATGCTCAAATCACTAATCTACCCAATAATCGAATAGCTATAAAAGAGCAAAAGCCGAATGTCGCGAAAGTAGTGAACTACCAAGTTAGTGTTCCTGCTGGAAAACAAGCTTACTATAGTCTATTCCCAACAAACTTTGGAGCATTGAAAAGTTCTACAGCTAAAGTAACAACGCAAAATGTCAGTTATGAGTCACAAATTGGTATCACTGGACAATATTACAACCTAGGGTATTTCAAAGAAGATTCGATCGTTGAATTTTCTGTGACACTTTATGGGACAGATGAAGTTGAATTAATTAATCCACCAATTGTTTTATTGGATATCCCAAAATTTGACGCTGCAATGAACTCTATAAAAGATAAAGGTGTAGAATTTGCTGTAAATGGTAGAAAAGCAACGGCTCATGTTGAAACACCTGAAGAACAAGTCGTCTTTACGACCATTCCTTTTGATAAAGGTTGGACCGTAAAAGTTGATAATAAAAAAGTCGCAACAAAAGATTTTCAAGATGGTTTCTTAACATTCAAAGTTCCAGCAGGTGTTCATGATATTGAATTAAGCTTCTTACCTCCTGGATTTGTTGTTGGTGTCATATGTTTCTTTAGTGCTACAGGACTGTTCATTGTTTACTACATATTTACAAACACAAAAAAAGTGAAAAAAAAGAAGAGCTATTTAATTAATACACCTTAA
- a CDS encoding IS30 family transposase yields the protein MAQIQNTTQKLTYKHLSFEERQLIEVWHNRGDSNRAIGKRLGRHHQTINNELKRGTTTQIKENKKPRQLYFAETGQAKYIENRKRCGANSKLASAVDFINYACKQIIDFNWSPDAIVGFTKSMRTWNTPTVSTKTLYNYIDSGFLPIRNHHLKMKIRLSPKKKRSRKHKKELGKSIDERPSTVDDRKNFGHWEIDSVIGSKSKDDNAILTLVERKTRYMITVVLDDHTEESVCYTVNRLKSEFGQVNFSKMFQSITADNGSEFSSLHDTLQQITDVYFAHPYSSWERGTNERHNGLLRQFIPKGTPICNYSKQFIQLATEKINLLPRKILNYRQPATLFLEEIQKLKIKTCW from the coding sequence ATGGCGCAAATTCAGAATACCACACAAAAATTGACTTATAAACATCTTTCCTTTGAAGAAAGACAACTTATTGAAGTTTGGCATAATAGAGGTGATTCTAATAGAGCAATCGGTAAACGATTAGGTCGACACCATCAAACAATAAACAATGAGCTAAAACGTGGTACAACAACGCAAATCAAAGAAAATAAAAAGCCTAGACAACTCTATTTTGCTGAGACAGGACAAGCTAAATATATAGAAAATAGAAAGCGTTGTGGTGCTAATTCTAAGCTAGCCAGTGCTGTTGACTTTATTAATTATGCCTGTAAACAGATTATTGATTTTAATTGGTCACCAGATGCAATTGTTGGTTTTACCAAGTCCATGAGGACTTGGAATACACCTACTGTCTCTACTAAGACACTTTATAATTATATTGATAGTGGCTTTTTACCTATTAGAAACCATCATCTCAAGATGAAGATCAGACTCTCACCTAAAAAGAAAAGAAGTCGTAAGCATAAAAAAGAACTAGGAAAATCGATTGATGAACGACCAAGTACAGTTGATGATAGAAAAAACTTTGGTCATTGGGAAATAGATAGCGTTATTGGTTCAAAATCTAAAGATGATAATGCTATACTTACTCTTGTTGAAAGAAAAACGCGTTACATGATCACTGTTGTTTTAGATGATCATACAGAAGAGTCTGTTTGTTATACTGTTAATCGATTAAAATCTGAGTTCGGACAAGTTAATTTTAGCAAGATGTTTCAATCAATTACTGCTGATAATGGTAGTGAATTTAGCTCGCTTCATGATACTCTCCAACAAATAACGGATGTCTATTTTGCTCATCCTTATTCTTCTTGGGAACGAGGTACAAATGAAAGACATAATGGTTTATTAAGACAATTTATTCCGAAAGGAACTCCAATCTGCAACTACTCAAAACAATTCATTCAACTGGCTACTGAAAAAATTAATCTTTTACCACGTAAAATCTTAAATTATAGACAACCAGCTACATTATTTTTAGAAGAAATTCAAAAGCTTAAAATCAAAACATGTTGGTAA
- a CDS encoding prepilin peptidase translates to MLLLYLPLYWFYVMLFHHYFDQFYKKKNMIRPKPTIRFDNWFWCTCFLVLLGYSPLSITNMLLILMGISLSIIDIHYYVVDPVLSKLFYLAVLTSQLPNIHIILPVIVLLILLLINYFLPGQLGFGDVKLLVMWATCLSSLQLIWLIFIASSLGILFILFMNSLSSERIEKIAFVPFLTTALTVVIYLF, encoded by the coding sequence TTGTTATTACTTTACTTACCTTTATACTGGTTTTATGTGATGTTATTTCATCACTATTTTGACCAATTTTACAAGAAAAAAAACATGATACGTCCTAAACCAACTATACGATTTGATAATTGGTTTTGGTGCACATGCTTTTTGGTATTATTAGGATATTCCCCTCTATCTATCACTAATATGTTACTGATTTTGATGGGTATTTCATTATCAATCATTGACATTCACTACTACGTCGTTGATCCTGTTCTATCTAAATTATTTTATTTAGCAGTTCTTACATCACAACTACCTAATATACACATTATTTTACCCGTTATAGTTTTGCTGATATTACTGCTAATCAACTACTTTTTACCTGGTCAATTAGGCTTTGGTGATGTGAAACTTTTAGTCATGTGGGCAACATGTTTGTCTAGCTTACAACTCATTTGGCTCATTTTCATCGCATCATCACTTGGTATTCTATTTATTTTGTTCATGAATTCACTCTCATCAGAACGTATAGAAAAAATTGCGTTTGTTCCTTTTCTGACGACAGCTTTAACTGTCGTTATCTACCTATTTTAA
- a CDS encoding ABC transporter permease: MSKLIHALIAFIFLNCLWWLASVSLNQNMLPSPFAVYRHLFAMNPSILWLHTYNSLVRLFWGMFIAVVIGFVIGVLMGRFPKINQLLDPIVYLTYPIPKIALLPIIMLLFGLGNVSKITLLVLIIVFQVVLSVRDGVKTIPKSYYHHLYVLGASQFQQFYKITLPAAYSAILNAIRIALGTAIAILFFTEVYGTSYGLGFFIMDAWGRLDYLDMYSGILVLSLVAFILFQLIDLAETRANKWRKTD, translated from the coding sequence ATGTCAAAACTTATTCATGCTCTGATAGCATTTATTTTTTTAAATTGTTTGTGGTGGTTGGCTAGTGTGTCGCTCAATCAAAACATGTTGCCATCACCATTTGCAGTGTATCGTCATTTATTTGCAATGAATCCCTCCATCCTATGGTTACACACTTATAATAGTTTGGTTCGCTTATTTTGGGGCATGTTTATTGCAGTAGTAATTGGGTTTGTGATTGGAGTGTTGATGGGGAGATTTCCAAAAATAAATCAGTTATTAGATCCCATCGTGTATTTAACTTATCCAATTCCTAAAATTGCCTTATTACCTATTATTATGCTGTTATTTGGTTTAGGTAATGTGTCAAAAATTACCTTACTTGTTTTAATCATTGTATTTCAAGTGGTCTTATCTGTTAGAGATGGTGTAAAGACTATTCCAAAAAGTTACTATCATCATTTGTATGTGTTAGGAGCTAGTCAATTTCAGCAGTTTTACAAAATTACCTTACCGGCTGCTTATTCTGCTATTTTAAATGCTATAAGAATTGCACTAGGAACAGCTATAGCTATTTTATTTTTTACAGAAGTGTATGGCACTAGTTATGGGTTAGGATTTTTTATTATGGATGCTTGGGGCCGACTGGATTACTTAGATATGTATAGTGGTATTTTGGTATTGAGTTTAGTAGCGTTTATTTTATTTCAATTAATAGACTTGGCAGAAACTAGAGCTAACAAATGGCGTAAAACTGATTAA
- a CDS encoding ABC transporter ATP-binding protein, with the protein MLNIDKVSASYDDVGLILDDISFTVSKGDIVALIGPSGTGKSTLLNSITTLHKEYEGMITLNGDVINPKKQKIAWIPQNYGLLPWETVKENILLGGTVRKLKPSDLNSRLNHLVEELGLEGLLERYPNQLSGGQQQRVAIARAMLVTPDIFLLDEPFSALDALTRERMQELFLTQWSKELSPTILITHDVEEAVFMASQLVLLSGKPGTIKAVIDNPSFSLSLEEKRLSPLFYDTIKQVRGAMETE; encoded by the coding sequence ATGTTAAACATTGATAAAGTCAGCGCGTCGTATGATGATGTCGGCCTGATTTTGGATGACATCTCTTTTACTGTTTCTAAAGGAGACATTGTGGCATTGATAGGGCCTAGTGGAACGGGAAAGTCAACACTATTAAACTCGATTACCACACTTCATAAGGAGTATGAAGGAATGATTACTCTAAATGGTGACGTCATAAATCCAAAAAAACAAAAAATTGCTTGGATACCACAAAATTATGGTTTATTACCTTGGGAGACAGTAAAAGAGAATATTTTATTAGGTGGAACTGTTCGTAAATTAAAACCATCTGATTTAAACTCACGATTAAATCATTTAGTAGAGGAGCTTGGGTTGGAGGGACTTTTGGAACGTTACCCAAATCAATTAAGCGGTGGCCAACAACAACGCGTTGCTATTGCCCGAGCGATGTTGGTGACGCCAGATATCTTTTTATTAGATGAACCATTCTCAGCCCTAGATGCATTAACACGTGAGCGTATGCAAGAGTTATTCTTAACACAGTGGTCAAAAGAATTATCACCGACTATTTTAATAACCCATGATGTTGAAGAGGCGGTGTTTATGGCAAGTCAACTCGTTTTATTATCTGGTAAACCCGGAACAATCAAAGCAGTAATTGATAATCCTAGCTTTTCACTTTCATTAGAAGAAAAAAGGCTGTCTCCATTGTTTTATGACACTATTAAACAAGTGAGAGGAGCGATGGAAACAGAATGA
- a CDS encoding ABC transporter substrate-binding protein, whose product MKKKLRWFGLVSVVTLGLLTSCGTKEGTQEKKTIDTSQKDTLSLSFGAMPAVDSLPVYIAEKEGYFKEEGLNLKLNSFKSPKDRDAALTSGNLDGANTNLIALSAYRQGDMDVKIVSQSIGTFSILTGNDKVTSLTDLKGKKAGYAKNQAPYYFLDEALKSKELDVREVDFEEVPQIPIRVELTLNHKIDATVVPEPFRTIGISQGLRELTNSQDLNIQSTVFGFTNDSLTNNKEAIEAFYRAYNKAVDYVNEHDIDTYYDVLKEKIGFTDEIKKDVTLPKYVHAEQIDGKQVDNAFNWSKEEGIFTKEYNQKDVMSDLLVK is encoded by the coding sequence GTGAAAAAGAAATTAAGATGGTTTGGGTTAGTATCAGTTGTAACATTAGGTTTGTTAACTAGTTGTGGGACAAAAGAAGGAACACAAGAGAAAAAGACCATAGATACATCTCAAAAAGATACTTTATCATTAAGCTTTGGTGCCATGCCAGCTGTAGATAGTTTACCGGTTTATATTGCAGAAAAAGAAGGCTATTTTAAAGAAGAAGGACTCAATTTAAAATTAAATAGTTTTAAATCACCTAAAGACCGTGATGCTGCGTTAACTAGTGGAAACTTAGATGGAGCTAATACTAACCTTATTGCGCTAAGTGCGTATAGACAAGGCGATATGGATGTGAAAATTGTTAGTCAATCAATTGGAACGTTTTCAATTTTAACAGGAAATGATAAAGTAACGTCTTTAACTGATTTAAAAGGAAAAAAAGCAGGATATGCCAAAAATCAAGCACCGTATTACTTCTTAGATGAAGCATTAAAATCCAAAGAGTTAGATGTGAGGGAAGTTGACTTTGAAGAAGTGCCACAAATTCCAATTCGAGTGGAATTAACTCTTAATCATAAAATTGATGCAACGGTAGTTCCAGAGCCATTTAGAACAATTGGAATCTCCCAAGGATTAAGAGAATTAACTAACAGTCAAGATTTAAATATCCAATCAACAGTATTTGGCTTTACAAATGATTCATTGACTAATAATAAAGAAGCCATTGAAGCATTTTACCGAGCTTATAATAAAGCCGTTGATTATGTTAATGAGCATGATATAGATACATATTATGATGTATTGAAAGAAAAAATTGGGTTTACAGATGAGATAAAAAAAGATGTGACGCTACCTAAATATGTTCATGCTGAACAAATTGATGGTAAACAAGTCGATAATGCTTTTAATTGGTCTAAAGAAGAAGGAATCTTTACAAAAGAGTATAATCAAAAAGATGTGATGAGTGATTTACTCGTTAAATAA
- a CDS encoding sugar O-acetyltransferase translates to MKTQRERMINGEIYYPGSGDSELRHLFMESRRLMREYNQTSELDGKKRTQLLKKWLGKTGDKIYIEPNFKCDYGSNISVGEKFYANFDCIMLDVCPITIGDYTMFGPRVSLLTASHPIDADIRTSGLEIGSPIKIGNQVWLGGGVIVNPGVTIGDNCVIGSGSVVTKDIPANTIAAGNPCRVIRDITEEDKKYWEEKAQIYWNEVKG, encoded by the coding sequence ATGAAGACGCAAAGGGAACGCATGATTAATGGAGAAATTTATTACCCAGGTAGTGGTGATTCTGAATTAAGACATTTATTTATGGAGAGCCGACGTTTGATGAGAGAGTATAATCAAACAAGTGAGCTAGACGGTAAAAAACGAACACAACTATTGAAAAAATGGTTAGGCAAAACAGGAGACAAAATATATATTGAGCCGAATTTTAAGTGTGATTATGGATCAAATATATCAGTCGGAGAAAAATTTTATGCCAATTTCGACTGTATTATGTTAGATGTCTGTCCTATTACAATTGGAGACTATACTATGTTTGGGCCCAGAGTGAGTTTGCTAACGGCTTCTCATCCGATTGACGCTGACATTCGAACATCTGGTCTAGAAATTGGTTCACCGATTAAAATAGGTAATCAAGTTTGGCTTGGTGGTGGTGTGATAGTCAATCCAGGTGTAACGATTGGGGATAATTGTGTCATTGGTTCTGGTTCAGTTGTCACCAAAGACATTCCAGCTAATACAATTGCTGCTGGGAACCCGTGTCGTGTAATACGTGACATCACAGAAGAAGATAAAAAATATTGGGAAGAAAAAGCACAAATATATTGGAATGAAGTCAAAGGTTAG
- a CDS encoding sortase family protein has translation MSHSKKATHKKLNKSSQQSVSKPTPKKMKTSFLRIFAILMILIGICALLYPIVGNYLANRDRSEAIDQYNKEMKHMTKKERDKNIELAERYNQAIYDRQQGNGSQIPIDYNGFLANQNVMGTIDIPALKISALPFYHGTSYKTLDKGLGHFEPSSIPIGGKNTRSVITGHSGMKNQVLFSEVRNLKEGDIFFINILGEKLAYEIESFEEVLPSEVDRVAIEKGKDMVTLLTCTPPGINTYRLLVNGHRIPYNEAVKKKVVRRNLLSYQVIVLASLSFCLVLFIILWLLYRHYRKQIATENKKLVRRYRKKLNRLVKVIKLLFVGLLIAMVGVLCYAIYGFTQMQQNAEFGEINVGEQQELYTYNADKILKGNYDERQIRSVNVADYSEALGSFQKNVNEWGIGRLVIPSVSIDIPILSGLSNTNLLNGAASYRQDQELGKDNYVLMSHNLVGASALLTAIDQLKKGDKMYATDFKTIYTFEVTDNKVIKETDVDVIKKTPSEQLTLLRCEGDIGTKYRRLVQGKLTKEVLVKEATNQELDQVRVTKNSQSDGTMIPDNPITYKSQFGMNLASSILSDPVQTVVPLFLLLLFPIIILGLLR, from the coding sequence ATGAGTCATTCAAAAAAGGCAACGCATAAGAAATTAAATAAGTCGTCACAACAGTCTGTGTCGAAACCAACTCCCAAAAAAATGAAAACAAGTTTTCTAAGAATTTTTGCTATTCTAATGATTTTGATTGGCATATGTGCCTTGTTGTATCCTATTGTGGGTAATTATTTGGCCAATCGTGATCGTAGCGAAGCAATTGACCAATACAACAAAGAAATGAAACACATGACTAAAAAAGAACGCGATAAAAATATCGAATTAGCGGAACGCTATAATCAGGCAATATATGATAGACAACAAGGAAATGGGAGTCAAATACCCATTGATTATAACGGATTTCTTGCCAACCAAAATGTTATGGGAACCATTGATATTCCTGCATTAAAAATTAGTGCCTTGCCCTTTTATCACGGAACAAGTTATAAAACATTAGATAAAGGGTTAGGACATTTTGAGCCTTCTTCTATCCCTATTGGTGGAAAGAATACTCGCTCAGTTATTACAGGACACAGTGGTATGAAAAATCAAGTTCTTTTTTCAGAAGTGCGAAATTTAAAAGAAGGGGACATTTTTTTTATTAATATTTTAGGCGAAAAACTCGCTTATGAAATTGAATCATTTGAAGAAGTTCTGCCTTCTGAGGTAGACAGAGTAGCGATAGAGAAAGGCAAAGACATGGTGACATTATTAACCTGTACACCGCCTGGGATTAATACGTACCGCTTATTAGTGAATGGCCACCGGATTCCATATAATGAAGCCGTTAAAAAGAAAGTAGTTCGTCGAAATTTACTCAGTTATCAAGTGATTGTGTTAGCCTCATTGTCTTTTTGTCTAGTATTGTTTATTATTTTATGGTTATTATATAGACATTATCGTAAACAAATAGCTACTGAAAATAAAAAACTAGTCAGACGTTATCGTAAAAAATTAAACAGACTGGTTAAGGTGATTAAACTATTATTTGTCGGCTTATTGATTGCGATGGTTGGTGTCCTTTGTTATGCGATATACGGGTTTACCCAAATGCAACAAAATGCAGAGTTTGGTGAGATAAATGTGGGAGAACAACAAGAATTGTATACATACAATGCAGATAAGATACTAAAAGGAAATTATGATGAACGACAAATTCGAAGCGTGAATGTAGCAGATTATTCAGAAGCTTTAGGAAGTTTTCAAAAAAATGTGAACGAATGGGGGATTGGGCGTCTAGTCATTCCATCTGTTTCGATTGATATTCCTATTTTGTCAGGTCTTTCTAATACTAATTTATTAAATGGGGCCGCGAGTTATCGGCAAGATCAAGAATTAGGGAAAGATAATTATGTCTTAATGTCACATAATTTAGTGGGTGCTTCGGCTTTATTAACGGCGATAGATCAATTGAAAAAAGGTGATAAGATGTATGCCACAGATTTTAAAACCATTTATACCTTTGAGGTAACAGATAATAAAGTTATTAAAGAAACCGACGTTGATGTCATCAAAAAAACACCTTCAGAACAGTTAACTTTATTACGTTGTGAGGGTGATATTGGAACGAAATACCGGCGATTAGTTCAGGGAAAGTTAACTAAAGAGGTATTAGTGAAAGAGGCGACAAACCAGGAGTTAGACCAGGTAAGAGTGACAAAGAATAGTCAGTCAGATGGAACGATGATTCCTGATAACCCTATAACATATAAGAGCCAATTTGGAATGAACTTAGCATCTTCTATTTTATCTGACCCTGTACAAACGGTGGTTCCGTTATTTTTACTATTGTTGTTTCCCATCATTATATTGGGGTTATTAAGATAA
- a CDS encoding pilin N-terminal domain-containing protein produces the protein MTICCLLVLFSFSIEMLKVEASSYDIHIIKLGLRDTTKLPNDFISNGIKVDEVKDADGNVLNGVSSISYTITRMALKTSDLDPTKLDSYEIVTGKEAFTQTVTTNQDGEAQVTGLPKGVYQVSELPNKLLSHVMEPVLISLPLESKHGLLSEVYVYPKSSLASNTPDEPELPNKLPQTSGNIGKTSQFYWMIGLIGGMGFLGVRQFKKLS, from the coding sequence TTGACAATATGCTGTCTATTAGTACTGTTCTCATTCAGTATAGAAATGTTGAAAGTCGAAGCATCTTCCTATGACATTCACATTATAAAGCTAGGATTACGTGACACCACTAAGTTACCGAATGACTTCATCTCCAATGGTATCAAGGTTGACGAGGTAAAAGATGCGGATGGGAATGTGTTAAACGGTGTCTCCTCGATTTCATATACTATTACGCGAATGGCGTTGAAGACGTCTGATTTAGATCCCACCAAGTTAGACTCGTATGAAATCGTCACAGGTAAAGAAGCTTTTACCCAAACGGTGACAACAAACCAGGATGGGGAGGCCCAGGTCACAGGGTTACCAAAAGGGGTGTATCAAGTGAGTGAATTACCTAATAAGCTATTGTCGCATGTGATGGAGCCCGTTCTTATCTCGCTTCCATTGGAAAGTAAACATGGCTTATTGAGTGAGGTTTATGTGTACCCGAAGTCAAGTCTTGCATCGAATACACCCGATGAACCTGAATTACCCAATAAATTGCCTCAAACAAGTGGTAATATTGGAAAAACCAGTCAGTTTTATTGGATGATTGGTTTAATAGGTGGTATGGGATTTCTAGGGGTAAGGCAGTTTAAAAAGCTGTCATAA